The Microbacterium sp. LWH7-1.2 genome window below encodes:
- a CDS encoding CocE/NonD family hydrolase, translating into MTGTQLQFKIMRLGVDPTQVVGKPAPPPVDSRTIELRGMVVDYDTAVPMRDGARIYVDVYRPRETAGGAPMLLAWGPYGKHWLTNHMYPGSGVDPAWISDLTAFEAPDPIYWTSHGYAVVVADPRGLWNSEGDFSHNGPQEREDLYDTIEWLAAQPWSSGNVGMLGVSYLAGSQYQAASAAPPSLKAISPWECFSDWYREFATHGGIPETGFRPRVSTNVSYSRGRTEDPAANMWAHPFDDWYYAEKYGAIDQITIPTYMVASWSDHGLHTRGTLNAFDQISSADKWLEVHGQKKWMYFYHPDSVERQRQFFDTYLKGMEVGLEHWPRVSAEIRDTGRSDDSIWKNFEDAKFAQEVLPLHLDLSTKALHRSGVETPHSDSFDATSDSISLEYTFDRETDIVGPASLTLWLAADHSTDADIFVILRKIDRAGAEVAFPTGSIFSDGPVALGWLRASHRETDDQSTLLVPHHPHTNEEPLVPGEPVKLDIEIWASGTVFHAGETLRLTIQGRDFQKRVTESGVPPLQILHESLRNSGTWTILSGGSFESVLRLPRSQ; encoded by the coding sequence ATGACTGGCACGCAACTGCAGTTCAAGATCATGCGCCTCGGCGTGGACCCGACCCAGGTGGTCGGCAAGCCCGCACCTCCGCCCGTCGACAGCAGGACCATCGAGCTGAGAGGGATGGTCGTCGACTACGACACCGCCGTGCCGATGCGTGATGGCGCACGAATCTACGTCGATGTCTATCGGCCACGAGAGACCGCTGGTGGGGCGCCGATGCTGCTCGCGTGGGGTCCGTACGGAAAGCACTGGCTGACCAACCACATGTACCCCGGGTCCGGGGTGGATCCCGCGTGGATCTCCGATCTGACTGCGTTCGAGGCACCCGATCCGATCTATTGGACCTCGCATGGCTACGCCGTTGTGGTCGCGGATCCGCGCGGGCTCTGGAACTCCGAGGGCGATTTCTCTCACAACGGTCCTCAGGAACGTGAGGATCTCTACGACACCATCGAGTGGCTCGCAGCCCAGCCGTGGTCCAGTGGAAACGTGGGGATGCTGGGCGTGTCGTACCTTGCAGGCAGCCAGTATCAGGCAGCCTCCGCGGCTCCGCCCTCGCTCAAGGCGATCAGTCCGTGGGAGTGCTTCTCGGACTGGTATCGCGAGTTCGCGACCCACGGCGGAATCCCCGAGACCGGCTTCAGACCGCGCGTCTCAACCAACGTGTCCTATAGCCGCGGGCGTACCGAGGACCCGGCCGCCAACATGTGGGCGCACCCCTTTGACGACTGGTACTACGCCGAGAAGTACGGCGCGATCGACCAGATCACGATCCCGACCTACATGGTCGCTTCATGGAGTGACCATGGTCTGCACACGCGAGGCACGCTGAACGCCTTCGATCAGATCAGTTCGGCCGACAAGTGGTTGGAAGTGCACGGGCAGAAGAAGTGGATGTACTTCTACCACCCCGACAGCGTCGAACGGCAACGCCAGTTCTTCGACACCTACCTGAAGGGCATGGAGGTCGGACTGGAGCACTGGCCCCGCGTATCGGCAGAGATCCGCGATACCGGACGAAGCGACGACTCGATCTGGAAGAACTTCGAGGACGCGAAGTTCGCGCAGGAGGTGTTGCCGTTGCACCTGGACCTTTCCACGAAGGCTCTTCACCGCAGCGGCGTGGAGACACCGCACAGTGACAGCTTCGACGCGACCAGCGACAGCATCAGCCTCGAGTACACGTTCGACCGTGAGACCGACATCGTCGGCCCTGCATCCCTCACGCTCTGGCTTGCTGCCGATCATTCGACCGACGCGGACATCTTCGTCATCCTCCGGAAGATCGATCGTGCGGGAGCCGAGGTGGCGTTCCCGACGGGTTCGATCTTCAGCGATGGCCCCGTGGCGCTCGGATGGCTGCGCGCCAGTCATCGGGAGACGGACGATCAGTCCACGCTCCTCGTGCCACATCACCCGCACACGAATGAGGAGCCCCTCGTGCCGGGAGAGCCGGTCAAGCTGGACATCGAGATCTGGGCGAGTGGAACCGTCTTTCACGCCGGGGAGACTCTGAGACTGACAATTCAAGGCCGCGACTTCCAGAAGCGAGTCACGGAGTCCGGCGTGCCGCCGCTGCAGATCCTCCACGAATCGCTGCGGAACAGCGGAACCTGGACCATCTTGTCCGGCGGCTCGTTCGAGAGCGTCCTTCGCCTACCGCGATCCCAGTGA
- a CDS encoding ABC transporter permease, with protein MKQIRVLIKGLVALGVTLLISSFAIFAAVHVAPGDAAELLAGRNPDPETLALIRAEYHLDQPFLVQYWLWLVGAVQGDLGRSTAFRTDVVSLILDRGLTTVMLVGYASVLISVFGVGLGIIAALRGRWAATWINTGTTIAMGAPAFAVAVLLIWLFSTQLDWFPIYGTGTGFFDRLWHLTLPAVSLSLMYVAYVARVTQSAIRSELHSEHVAVARSRGIPSSLVVRRHVLRNAAPPVITLVGLTVAGLVAGTAVAEQAFGVSGIGSLLVTAASQQDIPVVLGVSMIVVTVFVVVNTIVDVIVAGIDPRTEGSLS; from the coding sequence ATGAAGCAGATCCGCGTTCTCATCAAGGGCCTGGTTGCGCTCGGCGTAACCCTGCTCATCTCATCGTTTGCGATCTTCGCCGCAGTGCATGTCGCTCCCGGTGACGCGGCGGAGCTGTTGGCAGGGCGGAATCCGGACCCCGAGACTTTGGCGCTCATCCGAGCTGAGTACCACCTCGATCAGCCGTTCCTCGTCCAGTACTGGCTGTGGCTGGTCGGTGCGGTGCAAGGAGATCTCGGTCGCTCGACTGCTTTCCGGACGGACGTGGTGTCGCTGATTCTTGATCGTGGCCTGACGACGGTGATGCTCGTCGGTTATGCGTCTGTCCTCATCTCCGTGTTCGGAGTGGGACTCGGGATCATCGCAGCGCTTCGCGGACGGTGGGCCGCGACATGGATCAACACCGGGACGACGATCGCGATGGGAGCGCCCGCCTTCGCCGTCGCAGTGCTGCTCATCTGGCTGTTCTCGACGCAGCTCGATTGGTTCCCCATCTACGGCACCGGCACGGGATTCTTCGACAGGCTGTGGCACCTCACGCTGCCCGCGGTCTCGCTGTCGCTGATGTACGTCGCGTACGTGGCGCGCGTGACGCAGTCGGCCATTCGCTCGGAGCTGCACTCGGAGCATGTCGCGGTCGCCCGCAGCCGCGGCATCCCTTCCTCGTTGGTGGTCAGGCGACATGTGCTGAGAAACGCGGCCCCTCCCGTGATCACGCTTGTCGGGCTCACCGTCGCGGGCTTGGTCGCGGGAACCGCTGTCGCCGAGCAGGCGTTCGGCGTGAGCGGAATCGGTTCCCTGCTGGTCACTGCCGCGTCGCAACAGGACATTCCTGTCGTGCTGGGCGTCTCCATGATCGTGGTCACGGTGTTCGTTGTCGTCAACACCATCGTCGACGTCATCGTGGCGGGCATCGACCCGCGGACGGAGGGTTCACTCTCGTGA
- a CDS encoding ABC transporter permease, which translates to MTSPSSSTQHIALRQGMKSRVSPGGWFFGAAGLACASIVLAAVLAPWLAPYDPLALDPLDAYAGSSWAHPLGTDEFGRDIYSRLLYGARLTLSAPAIVVVIAVVAGVALALVASWYGGALDVAVGRCVDVMLSFPGLVLAIAVVAIFGAGYFPPVLALAVSYTPSVARVIRPVIRRERALAYVGALETQGAPTLRIWIAHLLPNVAPLIVVQAAILYGYAMLDLAAISFLGLGVQPPTPEWGAMAADGQASIIAGYPQQSLYAALAVIGTVVAFNALGDRIARRFQIDEFA; encoded by the coding sequence GTGACAAGCCCCAGCAGCAGCACTCAGCACATCGCCCTGCGCCAGGGGATGAAGTCCCGCGTGTCCCCGGGCGGGTGGTTCTTCGGTGCGGCAGGGCTGGCGTGTGCGTCGATCGTGCTCGCAGCGGTTCTCGCACCGTGGCTGGCACCCTACGACCCCTTGGCGCTGGACCCCCTCGATGCCTATGCCGGCTCGTCGTGGGCGCACCCTCTGGGGACGGACGAGTTCGGGCGCGACATCTACTCGCGCCTGCTTTACGGCGCGCGCCTGACGCTTTCGGCACCCGCGATCGTCGTCGTCATCGCAGTCGTCGCCGGCGTTGCGCTGGCGCTGGTCGCCTCCTGGTACGGGGGAGCCCTCGATGTTGCGGTCGGGCGCTGCGTCGATGTGATGCTTTCGTTTCCGGGCCTGGTTCTCGCGATCGCCGTCGTCGCGATCTTCGGCGCCGGCTATTTTCCGCCCGTGCTGGCTCTCGCCGTCAGCTACACCCCGAGCGTTGCCCGGGTGATCCGTCCCGTGATCCGCCGGGAGCGGGCGCTGGCATATGTGGGGGCGCTGGAGACCCAGGGGGCGCCCACGCTGCGCATCTGGATCGCTCACCTGCTCCCGAATGTCGCCCCGCTCATCGTGGTGCAGGCGGCGATCCTCTACGGCTACGCGATGCTAGACCTGGCGGCGATCTCCTTCCTCGGTCTCGGGGTTCAGCCTCCGACCCCGGAGTGGGGAGCTATGGCCGCCGATGGGCAAGCCTCCATCATCGCGGGCTACCCGCAGCAGTCGCTCTACGCCGCTCTCGCCGTGATAGGCACCGTCGTCGCCTTCAATGCACTCGGCGACAGGATTGCGCGCCGCTTCCAGATTGATGAGTTCGCATGA
- a CDS encoding ABC transporter ATP-binding protein produces the protein MTLLEMDSIGISVTVGGEDRVIVRDVSLALGQGESLGLVGESGSGKSMTLKAILRLLPSAASVVGTIRFDGIDVLNLRGRALRAFLSRDVASVFQNPQASINPLARIGDFVCESLIAAGGLSRRAAYDRAVATLESVGVSDAARRMNQYPHELSGGLLQRVMISQALVSEPRLLLADEPTTALDVTTQEEVMAILNEQRQRRGLAMVFVTHDLDLAAAGCDRIAVMYAGSIVEALPARALHTSATHPYTGALLAARPGLGITGARSQPIPGHPVAAFQAPSGCPFHPRCPRATEVCRAERPALRGQGISAAACHHPLLSIEKTPLDLGRGKGEA, from the coding sequence ATGACCCTCCTCGAGATGGACTCGATCGGCATCTCCGTCACCGTCGGCGGCGAGGACCGGGTGATCGTGCGTGACGTGTCCCTCGCTCTGGGCCAAGGCGAATCTCTCGGCCTCGTCGGAGAATCGGGCTCCGGGAAGTCCATGACCCTCAAGGCCATCCTCAGGCTCCTGCCCTCCGCCGCGAGCGTTGTCGGCACGATCCGTTTCGACGGAATCGACGTGCTCAACCTCCGTGGTCGCGCGCTTCGGGCGTTCCTCTCCCGCGATGTGGCATCGGTGTTCCAGAATCCGCAGGCCTCCATCAACCCGTTGGCACGGATCGGGGACTTCGTGTGCGAGTCGCTGATCGCCGCCGGGGGGCTCAGTCGCCGGGCCGCATACGACCGTGCAGTGGCCACGCTGGAGTCGGTGGGTGTGAGCGACGCTGCTCGCCGCATGAATCAGTACCCGCACGAATTGTCGGGCGGCCTGCTTCAGCGCGTGATGATCTCCCAGGCGCTCGTGTCGGAGCCGCGTCTCCTCCTCGCAGATGAGCCCACGACGGCGCTGGACGTGACGACCCAGGAGGAGGTCATGGCGATCCTCAACGAACAGCGTCAACGTCGAGGATTGGCGATGGTCTTCGTGACGCATGATCTCGATCTGGCAGCAGCGGGCTGCGATCGCATCGCCGTCATGTATGCCGGATCCATCGTGGAGGCTCTCCCCGCCCGGGCCCTCCACACCTCCGCCACCCATCCCTACACCGGGGCGCTGCTGGCCGCGAGACCCGGGCTCGGCATCACAGGAGCGCGTTCTCAACCCATTCCCGGACACCCAGTCGCGGCTTTCCAGGCTCCGTCCGGCTGCCCGTTCCATCCACGGTGCCCGCGCGCCACGGAGGTTTGCCGCGCCGAGCGTCCCGCCCTGCGAGGTCAAGGAATTTCCGCCGCAGCCTGCCATCATCCCCTCTTGTCGATCGAGAAGACCCCGCTAGACCTGGGACGAGGGAAGGGGGAGGCATGA
- a CDS encoding ATP-binding cassette domain-containing protein, which yields MNKSTVLAVSHLRKEFRVLSSHRIGKERFVAVDDVSFELAAGGSLAIVGESGSGKSTCARMVMGLERPTAGTIDLAGAPAGESRGRRRRARQIQMVFQDPYSSLDPRQTVESALSECVKLHFGLSKKELHARVRSLVRDVGLDERHLGVTPRGMSGGERQRVAIAKALAAQPAVLVLDEAVAALDVSIQAQILNLLVRIRAEQGIALLFISHDLAVVEEVCDDVVVMLRGSIVERGPVHTVLRDPQHSYTKRLIDSVPRPGWIPRRHVIAASREGV from the coding sequence ATGAACAAGTCGACAGTGCTCGCCGTCAGTCACCTGCGCAAGGAGTTCCGCGTCCTCTCATCACACCGCATCGGCAAAGAGCGGTTCGTCGCGGTCGACGACGTGTCGTTCGAGCTCGCCGCCGGCGGATCGCTCGCGATTGTGGGGGAGTCCGGGTCGGGAAAGTCCACGTGCGCACGCATGGTGATGGGTCTGGAACGGCCAACGGCCGGAACGATCGATCTGGCCGGTGCGCCGGCTGGCGAAAGTCGCGGGCGGCGACGTAGGGCGCGGCAGATCCAGATGGTGTTCCAAGACCCGTACAGTTCCCTGGATCCCAGGCAGACCGTAGAGTCGGCGCTTTCAGAGTGCGTGAAGCTGCACTTCGGCCTCAGCAAGAAGGAACTGCACGCGCGGGTGAGGTCGCTTGTTCGCGATGTCGGACTGGATGAACGGCATCTGGGGGTGACTCCGCGCGGGATGTCCGGCGGTGAGCGCCAACGTGTCGCGATCGCCAAGGCTCTGGCAGCCCAGCCGGCAGTGCTGGTGCTGGACGAGGCAGTCGCAGCACTCGACGTCTCGATTCAGGCACAGATCCTCAACCTGCTGGTGCGAATCCGCGCGGAGCAAGGAATCGCCCTGCTGTTCATCAGCCACGATCTCGCCGTCGTCGAAGAGGTATGCGATGACGTCGTGGTCATGCTCCGAGGCTCCATCGTCGAGCGAGGCCCCGTCCATACGGTGCTCCGCGATCCGCAGCACTCCTATACCAAGCGGCTCATCGATTCCGTTCCCCGTCCCGGTTGGATTCCGCGCAGACACGTCATCGCGGCGTCGCGAGAGGGGGTGTGA
- a CDS encoding ABC transporter substrate-binding protein — protein sequence MNRHTYRAAVPIAILAVVLTGCTSSPQPSPTFTSTDLTVLTPEATGNVDSVTWGLSGNEPTTLDPILVGTIAQNTVVSNLCEGLMQVQPDFSVDLGLAESYDQPSPEVYVFHVRPDVQFWNGQSLTADDVAFSLNRNLDPASGAVNGYQYAPVQSIEATGPLDVTVTLSEPNADVLAILAGMSGAISQRSAVEAAGADYGTPAGGLQCTGPYTLGQWTSGQGIEIVANDNYWNPDLTPRTRTVHFDAIVNNNTLTSALLSGDLDGAYAVPAAGISALSKGKGALYFGDSTQYFLFGPVDPSGPASDARVREALSLAIDRESFVDRVLGGAGAPMKGFVPPFAYAGNPASAALLSAYDELPGSAAPDIEAATKLIEEANLSDTSLTIAITAGDQTALAAATLMQGAGTEIGLDMTIEQLQDTQVFDLFFTPEAREDVDLLATSGYYETPIFRSYTGTFVNPDGLVNFIGYDDPDATANLRDSLTATDPEQSAQSYIAGQDIWQDAYLTVPVATQYERLYLRDGLTGVPATQAYVSYPWAALLGATS from the coding sequence ATGAACCGTCACACCTACCGCGCCGCGGTGCCCATCGCGATCCTCGCGGTCGTCCTCACCGGCTGCACATCATCGCCCCAGCCCTCACCGACCTTCACCTCCACCGACCTGACCGTGCTCACCCCCGAGGCGACAGGCAACGTGGACTCGGTCACCTGGGGGCTCTCCGGCAATGAACCCACGACTCTCGACCCGATCTTGGTGGGCACCATTGCGCAGAACACGGTGGTGAGCAACCTCTGCGAAGGACTCATGCAAGTCCAGCCTGACTTCTCGGTCGATCTGGGACTCGCCGAGTCCTACGACCAGCCGTCCCCGGAGGTCTATGTCTTCCACGTCCGCCCCGACGTCCAGTTCTGGAACGGCCAGTCGCTGACGGCCGATGACGTCGCCTTCAGCCTCAACAGAAACCTCGATCCGGCCTCAGGCGCCGTGAACGGCTACCAGTACGCTCCGGTTCAATCGATCGAAGCGACCGGCCCGCTGGATGTCACGGTGACCCTGAGCGAACCGAACGCTGATGTGCTTGCCATCCTGGCTGGGATGAGTGGAGCGATCAGCCAGCGAAGTGCGGTCGAGGCCGCAGGAGCGGACTACGGCACCCCGGCTGGAGGGCTCCAGTGCACGGGGCCGTACACGCTCGGCCAGTGGACATCCGGGCAGGGAATCGAGATCGTCGCCAACGACAACTACTGGAACCCAGATCTCACTCCGCGCACCCGCACCGTCCACTTCGATGCGATCGTCAACAACAACACGTTGACCAGCGCCCTCCTGAGCGGAGACCTGGACGGCGCATACGCGGTGCCCGCGGCGGGCATCAGCGCGCTCTCCAAGGGGAAGGGCGCGCTGTACTTCGGAGACAGCACGCAATACTTCCTCTTCGGACCCGTGGACCCCAGCGGTCCTGCGAGCGATGCACGTGTCCGTGAGGCACTGAGTCTCGCGATCGACCGCGAGAGCTTCGTCGACCGTGTGCTCGGCGGCGCAGGCGCGCCGATGAAGGGGTTCGTCCCCCCGTTCGCCTACGCAGGAAACCCCGCCAGCGCTGCGCTCCTGTCCGCCTACGACGAACTGCCCGGGAGCGCCGCCCCCGACATCGAGGCCGCCACGAAGCTGATCGAGGAGGCGAACCTCTCGGACACATCGCTCACGATCGCGATCACCGCGGGGGATCAGACCGCACTGGCCGCTGCGACCCTGATGCAAGGGGCGGGCACGGAGATCGGGCTGGACATGACCATCGAGCAACTGCAGGACACGCAGGTCTTCGATCTCTTCTTCACCCCGGAGGCGCGTGAGGATGTCGACCTTCTCGCCACCTCCGGCTACTACGAGACGCCGATCTTCCGGAGCTACACCGGCACGTTCGTCAATCCCGACGGTCTCGTCAACTTCATCGGCTACGACGACCCGGATGCTACGGCGAACCTCCGCGACTCGCTGACGGCAACCGATCCCGAGCAGTCTGCGCAGAGCTACATCGCGGGGCAGGACATCTGGCAGGACGCGTACCTCACCGTGCCGGTGGCCACCCAGTACGAGCGTCTGTACTTGCGTGACGGTCTGACCGGTGTCCCCGCAACCCAGGCCTATGTGAGCTACCCCTGGGCAGCCCTGCTCGGGGCAACCTCCTGA
- a CDS encoding amidase — protein sequence MSTDELWRLDATDQAAAIRERRVTARDVVQSHLDRIRAVNPITNAVVRELEDEALQAADAADAALAAGEPVGPLHGVPVTVKTNLGVRGQVTDESNAAFSDNLAEEDSPPVGLLRRAGAIFHGRTNMPDLGMRWNTDNPLYGPTRNPWDPNRTPGGSSGGDAAAVATGMTPIGLGNDFGGSIRLPAAYNGVVGLRPTPGRIPYAPESPEDRGMGVMFFYTDGPIARSVRDVRLAFDVLRQEDARDPFWEDAPTGPVGPCDVVMLRDTAGAELDPEVLQGLEVAADALRDAGYTVREGEMPSLQRAAELWRDIVATELSSLLTSDFLELFSEDAQRWVKASIGTSNVLDTRGYVLATAERAWIAAEWSQRMSSTPLILGPVDTGVAWDVSYDRTGDVDAAVVALRDRYTLNLAGSLLGLATATLPAGVGASGMPNAVQIAGWRFQEGRALAAAAAVESRVGVFTPRDPVAEAS from the coding sequence ATGTCGACAGACGAACTTTGGCGCCTGGACGCAACCGATCAGGCCGCGGCTATCCGCGAACGGCGCGTTACTGCACGCGACGTCGTGCAATCACACCTGGACCGCATCAGAGCGGTGAACCCCATCACCAACGCCGTGGTGCGGGAGCTGGAGGACGAGGCGCTGCAAGCTGCGGATGCCGCTGACGCGGCGTTGGCTGCCGGGGAGCCCGTTGGCCCGTTGCACGGTGTTCCCGTCACGGTGAAGACGAACCTCGGTGTGCGCGGCCAGGTGACAGACGAAAGCAACGCGGCGTTCTCCGACAACCTCGCCGAGGAAGACTCACCGCCGGTGGGCCTGCTTCGACGGGCAGGTGCGATCTTCCACGGGCGCACCAACATGCCCGATCTGGGAATGCGCTGGAACACGGACAATCCGCTCTACGGTCCTACGCGAAACCCGTGGGACCCCAACAGAACCCCTGGCGGGTCCAGCGGGGGAGATGCCGCCGCTGTCGCTACGGGGATGACGCCCATCGGATTGGGCAATGATTTCGGCGGGTCCATCCGGCTTCCGGCCGCTTACAACGGTGTCGTGGGTTTGCGTCCGACGCCCGGCCGAATCCCCTACGCCCCGGAGTCGCCGGAGGATCGCGGCATGGGCGTGATGTTCTTCTACACCGATGGGCCGATCGCACGCTCCGTTCGCGATGTCCGCCTGGCGTTCGACGTGCTCCGTCAAGAAGATGCCCGCGACCCGTTCTGGGAGGACGCACCCACAGGCCCGGTGGGTCCCTGCGACGTCGTGATGTTGCGCGACACCGCGGGCGCGGAACTCGATCCGGAAGTCCTCCAGGGTCTGGAAGTGGCTGCCGACGCGCTTCGCGATGCCGGCTACACGGTGCGTGAGGGTGAAATGCCCTCTCTTCAGCGCGCGGCGGAGCTGTGGAGAGACATCGTCGCGACCGAACTCAGCTCGTTGCTCACTTCTGACTTCCTCGAGCTGTTCAGCGAAGACGCGCAGCGGTGGGTGAAGGCCAGCATCGGCACCAGCAACGTGCTCGACACTCGCGGCTATGTGCTCGCCACCGCGGAGCGCGCGTGGATTGCCGCCGAGTGGTCGCAGAGGATGTCGTCGACCCCGCTCATCCTCGGACCCGTCGATACCGGGGTTGCGTGGGATGTGTCCTACGACCGCACTGGCGACGTGGACGCTGCCGTCGTCGCTCTGCGCGACCGTTATACCCTCAACCTCGCCGGAAGCCTGCTGGGGCTCGCCACTGCCACCCTCCCAGCCGGGGTGGGCGCCAGCGGCATGCCGAACGCCGTGCAGATAGCTGGATGGCGATTCCAGGAGGGCCGCGCGCTGGCCGCGGCCGCCGCAGTCGAGTCGCGCGTCGGCGTCTTCACCCCGCGGGATCCTGTCGCGGAGGCATCCTGA
- a CDS encoding CocE/NonD family hydrolase yields the protein MRDGVRLATDLYLPDGRDRGPAVLVRLPYGKRDRYTFMPQCAPWFNDRGYAFVVQDVRGKGESEGSTDHIVHEVPDGYDTLEWIVRSGWSNGAVGMFGDSYYAYTQWAALASGHQALRAIVPRMSSLRIPATTGDAAGAQQTGTGASGPNPARDDGVGRPPSAAWARYLAGYWLDNDEHMPPMELSDPPMAAFEDFFASIGKRSSAFDSVFPRAVPRFPFPDGHPVHHPAVPTLHVLGWFDPVAKAGMDTYLKLSEHPAWAQFQYLNADATDHENYQLSDAPACEGNEHGSDDEALERLLPRYLGPALDFFDVYLAGTASPAVLPRVRWTLGHVGDFHGDQWPPREAVKAELFLHDLDRAREDSGRLLPQPPLQASVARWNHDPRKPVPDIGDSLAILETWPDESDIGRRQDVLTFDGPAAENPVDIVGPVALELAVASSRPSMDLFVKLFDVEPDGTAHRLLSDQITVFAVNESTVTTSMDLGHIGYRLRPGHRLRMHVASSESPTYLHDPGVDGNRWLTETSAVSRQQLHTSPERPSRLVYMQLPRPTS from the coding sequence ATGCGCGACGGCGTCAGGCTCGCAACGGACCTGTACCTGCCGGACGGCCGGGACCGAGGCCCGGCGGTCCTGGTCAGACTTCCTTATGGGAAGCGCGACCGGTACACCTTCATGCCGCAGTGCGCGCCGTGGTTCAACGACCGCGGCTACGCCTTCGTGGTCCAAGACGTCAGAGGCAAGGGGGAATCCGAAGGATCCACCGACCACATCGTCCACGAGGTGCCCGACGGCTACGACACGCTCGAGTGGATCGTCCGCTCAGGTTGGTCCAACGGCGCGGTCGGCATGTTCGGTGACTCGTATTACGCCTACACCCAATGGGCTGCCCTCGCCAGCGGACATCAAGCGCTGCGCGCCATCGTTCCAAGGATGTCCTCGCTGAGGATTCCGGCCACGACAGGCGATGCCGCCGGCGCGCAGCAGACGGGCACCGGTGCGAGCGGACCGAACCCCGCGCGGGATGACGGGGTCGGTCGTCCGCCTTCCGCTGCCTGGGCCCGGTATCTGGCCGGGTACTGGCTCGACAATGACGAGCACATGCCGCCCATGGAGCTCTCGGACCCGCCCATGGCAGCGTTCGAGGACTTCTTCGCCAGCATCGGCAAGCGGTCGTCCGCTTTCGATTCGGTCTTCCCGCGTGCCGTGCCTCGGTTCCCGTTTCCGGATGGTCATCCCGTTCACCATCCGGCGGTGCCGACATTGCACGTTCTGGGATGGTTCGACCCGGTTGCAAAGGCCGGAATGGATACCTATCTGAAGCTCTCGGAGCACCCGGCCTGGGCCCAGTTCCAGTATTTGAACGCGGACGCCACCGACCATGAGAACTACCAGCTCTCGGACGCGCCAGCCTGCGAAGGCAACGAGCACGGGAGTGATGATGAAGCGCTGGAGCGATTGCTGCCGAGATACCTCGGCCCGGCCCTCGACTTCTTCGACGTCTACCTTGCCGGCACGGCGTCACCAGCTGTGCTGCCGCGGGTGCGATGGACGCTCGGCCACGTCGGCGACTTCCACGGCGACCAGTGGCCGCCGCGCGAGGCGGTCAAGGCGGAACTCTTCCTCCACGACCTCGACCGGGCCCGCGAAGACAGCGGGCGGCTGCTGCCGCAACCGCCCCTGCAGGCGTCGGTTGCGCGCTGGAATCACGACCCGCGTAAACCCGTCCCCGACATCGGGGACTCGCTCGCCATCCTCGAGACGTGGCCTGACGAATCGGACATCGGACGGCGACAGGACGTGCTGACTTTCGACGGCCCGGCCGCCGAAAACCCCGTGGACATCGTGGGCCCCGTCGCGTTGGAGCTCGCGGTCGCTTCGTCCCGACCCTCGATGGACCTCTTCGTCAAGCTCTTCGACGTAGAACCCGATGGAACCGCGCACCGGCTACTGAGCGATCAGATCACCGTATTCGCCGTCAACGAATCGACCGTGACAACCTCCATGGATCTCGGCCATATCGGCTATCGGCTGCGACCGGGCCACCGGCTTCGCATGCATGTCGCGAGCAGTGAAAGCCCGACCTACCTCCATGATCCAGGTGTCGACGGCAACAGGTGGCTGACGGAGACCTCCGCAGTCAGCCGTCAGCAGCTGCACACCTCACCCGAACGTCCATCGCGACTCGTGTACATGCAGCTACCGCGCCCGACCTCCTGA